Proteins from a genomic interval of Sphingobacterium sp. SYP-B4668:
- a CDS encoding efflux RND transporter permease subunit has protein sequence MFKKFIRRPVLSIVISLIIIFVGLLSLAKLPVTQFPSISPPKVNITAAYPGANNELLIKSVVIPLERGLNGIPGMKYMTSDAGNDGEASIQIVFDLGTDPNVAAVNVQNRVSSVVNKLPPLVVREGVKITREEPNMLMYINLYSDDPKADQKFLFNYADINVMSELRRVSGVGFAEILGTREYAMRIWLKPDRLTAYNISADEIMEALSQQSLEASPGKTGESSGKRSQSFEYILKYPGRFNNEKDYGNIILKAKSGGEFVRLKDVADIEFGSSMYDIYSTLNGKPSAAITVKQSYGSNASEVIKNVKTLMADLQKNNLPKGMHYDISYDVSRFLDASIEKVVHTLFEAFILVAIVVFMFLGDWRSTIIPALAVPVSLVGTFAIMSAFGITLNMISLFALVMAIGVVVDDAIVVIEAVHAKMEEKNLSPLKATEEAMHEISGAIIAITLVMASVFIPVAFMSGPVGVFYRQFSITMASAIILSGVAALTLTPALCALILKNNHGKPRKKSLITLLLDKFNNLFTKGARRYEALLNKTVTKKAITLPLLLAFCVCTFLLSNTLPSGFIPGEDQGMIYAIIQTPPGSTLERTNQIAKELLRESEDIEGVQSVSSLAGYEILTEGTGSNSGTCLINLKSWEERKESAAQIIEELEEKAKNIPGANIEFFQPPSIPGYGAAGGFELRLLDKAGSGDYQKMEHVSTDFVRELKKRPELGSAFTFYSASFPQYMLRIDNDLAEQKGITIEKAMDNLSTLIGSNYETSFIRFDRPYKVIVQASPQYRALPTDLLKLYVKNDKDQMVPYAAFMRLEKVYGLSEITRHNMYNSAEVSGSPAPAYSSGQAIKAIQEVADKKLPRGFGIDWAGISKDEVSRGNEAIYIFLICLGFVYLILSAQYESFILPLPVILSLPTGIFGAFLCLKLLGLENNIYAQVAMVMLIGLLGKNAVLIVEFAVQKKAEEGISVLKAAIEGATIRFRPILMTSFAFIAGLIPLVLATGPGALGNRTIGTAAAGGMFIGTIFGLMIIPGLYYIFGTLAEKSRLAKYEEENPLTEKTEPYEHDGKFED, from the coding sequence ATGTTTAAGAAATTCATTCGTCGACCGGTCCTCTCTATTGTAATCTCATTGATTATCATATTTGTAGGGCTTTTATCACTGGCCAAACTGCCAGTAACACAATTTCCCTCCATTTCACCCCCCAAAGTAAACATTACGGCTGCTTATCCAGGGGCAAACAACGAGTTATTGATTAAATCTGTGGTCATACCATTAGAAAGAGGCCTAAATGGGATTCCTGGGATGAAATACATGACCTCCGACGCTGGAAATGATGGAGAGGCATCCATTCAGATTGTATTTGACTTGGGGACAGATCCCAACGTCGCTGCAGTAAATGTTCAAAACCGAGTCTCATCTGTTGTCAACAAATTACCTCCGCTAGTGGTTCGCGAAGGCGTTAAAATCACACGAGAAGAACCCAACATGCTCATGTATATCAACTTATACAGCGACGACCCAAAAGCCGATCAAAAATTCCTCTTTAACTATGCCGACATCAACGTCATGTCCGAATTGAGACGGGTTAGTGGTGTTGGTTTTGCTGAAATATTAGGCACTCGTGAATATGCCATGCGCATCTGGTTGAAGCCAGATAGGCTAACTGCTTATAATATTTCTGCTGATGAAATCATGGAAGCTTTAAGTCAGCAAAGTTTAGAAGCTTCACCCGGTAAAACAGGAGAAAGCTCTGGTAAACGATCCCAATCTTTTGAATATATCTTGAAATATCCCGGCCGTTTTAACAATGAAAAAGACTATGGAAATATCATTCTCAAAGCCAAGTCAGGTGGTGAGTTTGTCAGATTAAAAGATGTTGCTGATATTGAATTTGGTTCGTCAATGTATGATATATACTCCACACTAAATGGGAAACCATCCGCAGCAATTACCGTAAAACAGTCTTATGGTTCAAATGCCAGTGAAGTAATCAAAAATGTGAAAACATTGATGGCCGATCTTCAGAAGAACAATCTACCTAAGGGGATGCACTACGACATCAGTTATGATGTTTCTCGTTTTTTGGACGCTTCCATAGAAAAAGTTGTCCACACCCTATTCGAAGCCTTTATATTAGTTGCCATTGTTGTATTTATGTTTCTCGGTGACTGGCGCTCCACAATTATCCCTGCCTTAGCCGTTCCCGTCTCACTAGTTGGCACATTTGCGATTATGTCAGCCTTTGGCATTACCCTCAACATGATTTCCCTTTTTGCCCTCGTAATGGCAATTGGAGTAGTCGTTGATGATGCAATCGTCGTCATCGAGGCTGTGCATGCCAAAATGGAAGAGAAAAATCTATCCCCTCTAAAGGCCACAGAAGAAGCTATGCATGAGATTAGTGGTGCCATTATCGCCATTACGTTGGTCATGGCCTCTGTATTTATCCCCGTCGCCTTTATGTCGGGCCCCGTTGGAGTCTTCTACCGACAATTTTCTATAACCATGGCCTCAGCTATAATCCTATCTGGTGTAGCCGCATTAACCTTGACACCCGCACTCTGTGCCCTGATTCTGAAAAACAATCATGGAAAACCCAGAAAGAAAAGTCTCATTACCCTCCTTTTAGATAAATTCAATAATTTATTTACAAAGGGAGCACGACGGTACGAGGCTCTTTTAAATAAAACCGTTACCAAAAAAGCTATTACTTTACCCTTACTACTAGCATTTTGCGTCTGTACATTTTTGCTAAGCAACACCCTTCCTTCGGGATTTATTCCTGGAGAAGACCAAGGCATGATTTACGCCATTATCCAGACTCCGCCTGGCTCTACTTTGGAAAGGACCAATCAAATCGCGAAAGAACTTTTAAGAGAATCGGAGGACATCGAAGGTGTACAGTCCGTTTCCTCATTGGCAGGTTATGAAATTCTGACAGAAGGAACCGGTTCCAATTCTGGGACCTGCCTCATTAATCTCAAAAGTTGGGAAGAACGCAAAGAGTCTGCTGCACAGATTATTGAAGAGTTGGAAGAAAAAGCAAAAAATATACCGGGAGCCAATATTGAGTTTTTTCAACCACCCTCCATTCCCGGTTACGGTGCCGCAGGTGGTTTTGAACTTCGCTTGCTAGACAAAGCCGGAAGTGGAGACTATCAGAAAATGGAGCACGTAAGCACTGATTTTGTAAGAGAGCTAAAAAAACGTCCTGAATTGGGATCCGCTTTCACCTTTTATTCTGCAAGTTTCCCACAATATATGTTGAGGATTGACAATGATCTTGCCGAACAAAAAGGAATCACCATAGAAAAAGCAATGGACAATCTTTCGACACTAATCGGCTCTAATTACGAGACCAGCTTTATTCGTTTCGACAGGCCATACAAAGTTATTGTTCAGGCCAGCCCACAATACCGAGCCCTTCCCACAGATCTATTGAAGTTATATGTTAAGAACGATAAAGATCAGATGGTACCATATGCCGCCTTTATGCGATTAGAAAAGGTATATGGCCTGTCCGAGATCACTCGCCACAATATGTATAACTCCGCCGAGGTCAGTGGATCCCCAGCCCCAGCATACAGTAGTGGACAGGCTATTAAAGCCATCCAAGAAGTCGCAGACAAAAAGTTACCCCGGGGGTTTGGTATCGATTGGGCTGGAATCTCGAAAGACGAAGTAAGCCGAGGCAATGAAGCTATTTATATATTTCTGATTTGCTTAGGATTTGTATACTTGATTCTCTCTGCACAATATGAAAGTTTCATTCTTCCACTCCCCGTTATCCTTTCCTTACCTACAGGTATATTTGGAGCATTTCTCTGTCTCAAGTTACTCGGACTAGAAAACAATATTTATGCGCAAGTTGCGATGGTTATGTTGATTGGACTACTGGGTAAAAATGCGGTATTAATAGTAGAATTCGCTGTACAGAAAAAAGCAGAAGAAGGTATTTCCGTCCTAAAAGCCGCTATTGAAGGTGCCACTATTCGCTTCCGTCCGATCTTGATGACATCGTTTGCATTCATTGCCGGATTGATTCCTTTGGTACTAGCCACCGGTCCTGGCGCGCTGGGCAACCGGACTATCGGAACTGCCGCCGCCGGAGGCATGTTTATCGGAACGATTTTCGGGTTGATGATTATTCCAGGACTATATTACATTTTCGGAACCCTTGCTGAAAAGTCCAGATTGGCAAAATATGAAGAAGAAAATCCATTAACAGAAAAAACTGAACCCTATGAACACGATGGAAAATTTGAAGACTAA
- a CDS encoding TolC family protein produces MNTMENLKTKRLIPAIALSIALVGCSAPKATVIRDQIKENIPQNFQPSTPQDTSHNSGATPWRQFFTDPNLVSLIETAITNNQELLITLQQIEIAKSNVGYKKGKLSPFVAAKLGTSLTKAGRYTSEGAGDATTEIEPGKEIPDPLGNFEGGLMANWEIDIWKKLRTEKAAAVAHYLSTVEGKNFVLSNLIEEVANNYYELLALDNQLDILRQYIGLQQKALDISRIQKQAAATTELAVKKFEAELAKSKATEYTIHQQITEKENQINTLLGRYPQEIVRTKDSFMSTIPPPVYTGIPSQLLANRPDIKQAEWELKSAKLDVEAARKEFYPSLEISATLGLEAFKPSYLVKMPESIAAGLVGELAGPLINKSAIKANFQSADARQIQALYEYDKTILNAYLDIANLMSKVKNIAQYYQLKSEETLALDQSIDIANQLFSNARADYLEVLLNQRDALDAKLELIEAKQKQLSTVVDIYKGLGGGWK; encoded by the coding sequence ATGAACACGATGGAAAATTTGAAGACTAAGCGCTTAATTCCAGCAATTGCGCTATCGATTGCCTTAGTGGGATGCAGTGCTCCCAAAGCCACTGTCATAAGAGACCAGATAAAAGAAAATATCCCTCAAAATTTTCAACCTTCCACACCCCAAGACACCAGCCACAATAGTGGCGCAACCCCTTGGAGGCAATTTTTCACCGACCCCAATTTGGTAAGTCTTATCGAGACGGCCATAACAAACAATCAAGAATTGTTAATTACACTTCAGCAGATAGAAATTGCCAAAAGCAATGTCGGCTATAAAAAAGGAAAACTAAGTCCTTTCGTTGCAGCCAAACTTGGTACTAGCTTAACTAAAGCAGGTCGATATACCAGTGAAGGCGCAGGTGATGCCACGACCGAGATTGAGCCAGGAAAAGAAATACCCGACCCCCTTGGGAATTTTGAGGGTGGCTTAATGGCCAATTGGGAAATTGATATTTGGAAAAAACTCCGAACAGAAAAGGCAGCAGCGGTAGCACACTACCTTTCAACAGTTGAAGGCAAAAACTTTGTTCTTTCCAATTTAATTGAAGAAGTCGCTAACAATTATTATGAATTATTAGCCTTAGACAATCAGTTGGATATCCTACGGCAATATATCGGTCTACAACAAAAAGCGCTGGACATTTCTCGAATTCAAAAACAGGCAGCCGCGACAACAGAGTTAGCCGTGAAAAAATTTGAGGCCGAACTCGCCAAATCCAAAGCAACCGAATATACTATTCACCAGCAGATCACCGAAAAAGAAAACCAAATCAATACGCTCCTTGGGCGCTATCCCCAAGAAATCGTAAGAACAAAGGATAGCTTTATGTCCACCATACCACCCCCTGTATATACCGGAATTCCATCACAGCTTCTCGCCAACAGACCCGATATCAAACAGGCGGAATGGGAACTAAAATCTGCAAAACTCGATGTAGAAGCTGCTCGGAAGGAATTCTATCCTTCACTCGAAATCTCAGCGACACTCGGGTTAGAGGCCTTTAAGCCATCTTATTTAGTAAAAATGCCTGAATCTATAGCTGCCGGTCTAGTGGGTGAGTTGGCCGGTCCATTGATTAATAAAAGTGCAATAAAAGCCAACTTTCAATCGGCGGATGCCCGGCAGATACAGGCTTTATATGAATATGACAAGACAATCTTGAATGCCTATCTCGATATTGCCAACCTCATGTCAAAAGTCAAAAACATCGCACAATATTATCAGTTGAAATCAGAAGAAACACTAGCTTTAGATCAATCCATTGACATCGCCAATCAATTATTTTCAAACGCTAGGGCGGACTATCTCGAAGTTTTGCTTAACCAAAGAGATGCTTTAGACGCGAAACTGGAATTAATAGAGGCAAAGCAAAAGCAATTAAGCACCGTCGTTGATATCTATAAAGGCTTAGGAGGAGGCTGGAAGTAA
- a CDS encoding phosphatidate cytidylyltransferase — translation MLWSSLYIVITFFAVGAIALAILNMNEDIDKAKGRWIKYLFYLIIVAGTIWCIYKGYMQNLAIGLLFIGTYEICKGWRSSKRGGVFLGVSIIFFLVLSFFFYGFSVKMSSVFILYVYMIVFTFDGFAQLTGQLFGKRKILPNISPNKTIAGVIGGTVMGSATGIYMTRWLEISGNAIWVSPLVICASAFVGDILASWYKRMCLIKDYSKLIPEHGGILDRYDSFIFAGIVFGLLYS, via the coding sequence ATGCTCTGGTCGTCATTGTATATCGTAATTACATTTTTCGCGGTAGGAGCAATTGCTTTGGCTATTTTGAATATGAATGAAGATATTGATAAAGCTAAAGGGCGCTGGATAAAGTATCTTTTCTATCTCATAATTGTGGCAGGAACAATTTGGTGTATATATAAGGGTTATATGCAGAATCTAGCGATAGGTTTATTGTTTATAGGGACGTATGAAATTTGTAAAGGTTGGCGGTCTTCAAAGCGAGGGGGAGTATTTCTGGGGGTTTCTATCATTTTTTTCCTCGTTTTATCCTTTTTCTTCTATGGATTTTCCGTTAAGATGTCGTCGGTATTTATACTATATGTGTATATGATTGTCTTTACCTTTGATGGGTTTGCACAATTGACCGGGCAGCTTTTCGGTAAGCGGAAAATTCTACCAAATATCAGTCCGAATAAGACAATCGCGGGTGTAATCGGAGGAACCGTGATGGGAAGCGCTACCGGTATATATATGACACGGTGGTTGGAGATTTCTGGAAACGCGATTTGGGTATCGCCATTGGTGATTTGCGCGAGTGCTTTTGTTGGGGATATATTGGCTTCTTGGTATAAGCGGATGTGTTTGATAAAAGATTATAGTAAGCTTATTCCTGAACACGGTGGAATATTGGATCGCTATGACAGCTTTATTTTTGCAGGGATAGTATTTGGGTTGCTTTATTCCTAA
- a CDS encoding CDP-alcohol phosphatidyltransferase family protein, with the protein MESKKEKLWNVPNVLSAYRLLAVPFIVQAIVVGNNSLFIILLSINLITDILDGLIARVFHLETELGAKLDSLADIGTYVMAFMGMVMLERAFVMEYRAEFAILMVMWMLPQLLSVIRFGRFPSFHLWSYKVTGYVQGIFIFTFFVFEFHEGYFYFMLVISCFAYIEELMLVILLPSLNSNLRSIFFVLRSRTK; encoded by the coding sequence ATGGAATCAAAGAAAGAAAAATTGTGGAACGTACCGAATGTACTATCAGCATACCGTCTCTTGGCGGTACCTTTTATCGTACAAGCAATCGTGGTTGGGAATAATTCGCTGTTTATTATATTGTTGTCGATTAATTTGATAACCGATATATTGGATGGTCTGATTGCTAGAGTGTTTCATCTAGAAACGGAATTGGGAGCGAAGTTGGATTCACTGGCAGACATCGGAACCTATGTAATGGCATTTATGGGAATGGTTATGCTGGAGCGGGCATTCGTGATGGAGTATCGTGCTGAGTTTGCGATATTGATGGTCATGTGGATGCTTCCACAACTATTATCCGTGATTCGTTTTGGACGGTTTCCAAGTTTTCATTTGTGGTCCTATAAGGTAACGGGTTATGTGCAGGGCATCTTTATTTTTACCTTTTTTGTATTCGAGTTTCACGAGGGTTATTTCTATTTTATGCTCGTTATCAGCTGTTTTGCGTATATAGAGGAATTAATGTTGGTTATTTTATTGCCGAGTCTTAACTCCAATCTAAGGAGCATTTTCTTTGTCTTACGTAGTAGAACTAAGTAA
- a CDS encoding hydroxymethylglutaryl-CoA reductase: MASSITRASTALHTLNIALKLEQIVMNIHDRKPAMLDEQNLIPISGSLNTESIQARTSFLENKTGKQFPYLVNNKGFYTLDDLHGNIENYIGMCRVPTGVIGPLRVIGSFGSGDFYVPLATSEGALVASYHRGARACFTAGGVTSVCLTEGVQRSPIFKFESIADLGLFVSWLLPQSEKFDEIVGRTSRFAKLVDTKIQIEGNHLLVIFEYHTGDAAGQNMVTICTDAICQYIVECCPTKPKFWFIEGNHSGDKKATAMSFGNVRGKKVTAEIVLSKEIVQDVLKATPELMAEYWRSSTMGIIQSGAIGAHGHYANGLTALFLATGQDVACVAEAATGITRMESNTDGSLYASVTLPNLIVGTVGGGTDLPTQRECLEMIACYGAGKARKFAEICAALVLAGELSIAAALSTGQFAQAHQKFGRKK; the protein is encoded by the coding sequence ATGGCCTCGTCTATTACAAGGGCAAGCACAGCCTTGCATACCCTGAATATTGCATTAAAATTGGAACAGATTGTCATGAATATACATGATCGTAAACCGGCTATGTTAGATGAGCAGAATCTAATACCGATCTCTGGAAGTTTAAATACCGAAAGTATTCAAGCGCGCACGTCCTTTTTAGAAAATAAAACCGGGAAGCAATTCCCTTATTTAGTTAATAATAAAGGTTTCTATACGTTGGATGATCTTCATGGAAATATAGAAAACTATATTGGTATGTGTCGCGTTCCAACTGGTGTGATTGGACCGTTGAGGGTAATAGGTTCATTTGGAAGCGGAGATTTCTATGTTCCGTTGGCTACAAGCGAGGGAGCATTGGTGGCTTCCTATCATCGGGGGGCTCGAGCCTGCTTCACTGCTGGTGGTGTGACCTCCGTCTGTCTGACAGAAGGTGTACAGCGGAGTCCAATTTTCAAATTTGAGAGTATTGCTGACTTAGGTTTATTTGTCTCTTGGCTACTTCCCCAGTCTGAGAAGTTTGATGAGATTGTGGGGCGAACAAGCCGATTCGCCAAGTTGGTGGATACCAAGATACAGATCGAAGGCAATCATCTCCTTGTTATCTTCGAATATCATACAGGAGATGCTGCGGGGCAGAACATGGTCACTATATGCACGGATGCTATTTGTCAATATATCGTTGAGTGCTGTCCTACAAAACCTAAGTTTTGGTTTATAGAAGGGAATCACTCTGGCGACAAAAAGGCTACAGCAATGTCGTTTGGCAACGTTCGTGGAAAGAAAGTTACTGCTGAAATCGTATTGTCCAAAGAAATCGTTCAAGATGTGCTGAAAGCGACCCCTGAGCTCATGGCTGAGTACTGGCGTTCGTCTACAATGGGGATTATCCAAAGTGGAGCTATTGGGGCTCATGGGCATTATGCGAATGGACTTACAGCTTTATTTTTGGCCACAGGTCAGGATGTCGCTTGTGTGGCGGAAGCAGCGACGGGTATCACGCGTATGGAGAGCAATACGGACGGTTCCTTATATGCAAGTGTTACTTTGCCAAATTTGATAGTGGGTACTGTAGGTGGTGGAACGGACCTTCCCACTCAACGTGAATGTTTAGAAATGATAGCGTGCTATGGAGCTGGTAAAGCGCGAAAATTTGCTGAAATATGCGCAGCTCTCGTGTTGGCAGGAGAGCTTTCTATTGCGGCGGCATTATCTACTGGTCAATTTGCGCAGGCACATCAGAAATTCGGCAGAAAAAAATAG
- a CDS encoding peroxiredoxin, producing MSFTGKNFPSIAVDAIDSLGDNLSINIFEKATQEGKKVLLFWYPKDFTFVCPTELHAFQEALPEFEKRNTILIGASCDSNEVHFAWLNTAKDNGGIEGVTYPILADTNRNLSSILGILDVKEVEHPEYGTLAEGSAVTFRATYLIDETGKVFHESVNDMPLGRNVKEYIRLIDAYAHVQQHGEVCPANWEEGKEAMNATRTGVAEYLSNLN from the coding sequence ATGAGCTTTACAGGTAAAAATTTTCCAAGTATTGCAGTTGATGCAATCGATTCATTAGGCGACAACTTAAGCATTAACATTTTTGAAAAAGCAACTCAAGAAGGTAAGAAAGTGTTATTATTTTGGTATCCAAAAGACTTTACTTTTGTATGCCCAACAGAGCTTCATGCTTTTCAAGAAGCATTACCTGAGTTTGAAAAACGTAACACCATCCTTATTGGAGCTTCTTGCGATTCAAATGAAGTTCACTTTGCTTGGTTGAATACAGCAAAAGACAATGGCGGTATTGAAGGTGTTACATATCCCATCTTAGCGGATACCAACCGTAATCTTTCGAGCATCTTGGGTATCTTAGATGTTAAAGAAGTAGAGCATCCTGAGTACGGAACCCTTGCTGAAGGTTCTGCCGTAACATTTCGTGCAACGTATCTTATCGATGAAACAGGTAAGGTATTCCACGAGTCCGTAAACGATATGCCTTTAGGCCGTAACGTTAAAGAATACATTCGTTTGATTGACGCATATGCACACGTACAGCAGCACGGCGAAGTATGTCCGGCAAACTGGGAAGAAGGTAAAGAAGCTATGAACGCGACACGTACTGGTGTAGCAGAATACTTGTCCAACCTTAATTAA
- a CDS encoding thioredoxin family protein yields the protein MLQELENDTLQEIVDNNDIVMVQYSASWCGNCRIMKPKFKKLAGENESVAFVIVDAEKNPASRKLADVSNLPTFAAFKNGKLVNQVQTNKFDGLIDLFNETTSN from the coding sequence ATGTTACAAGAATTAGAAAACGATACCCTACAAGAAATTGTGGACAATAACGATATTGTCATGGTACAATATTCCGCGTCATGGTGTGGTAACTGCCGTATCATGAAGCCAAAATTCAAAAAACTAGCTGGCGAGAATGAATCAGTTGCATTTGTAATCGTCGATGCAGAAAAAAACCCAGCTTCCAGGAAATTAGCAGATGTTAGTAATTTACCGACTTTCGCCGCCTTCAAAAATGGCAAATTGGTAAATCAAGTACAAACAAACAAATTTGATGGATTAATAGATTTATTCAATGAAACTACCAGTAATTAA
- a CDS encoding DUF6952 family protein, with amino-acid sequence MKLPVIKHLTEFIEQNDADYVLETIETLESLTEIPSLKDEELDVIGELISNMYGAIEVDKLIKEGTPKKEALNQFMKRVLGSIDK; translated from the coding sequence ATGAAACTACCAGTAATTAAACACCTGACAGAGTTTATCGAGCAGAATGATGCCGATTACGTGTTAGAGACAATTGAGACCCTCGAATCCCTTACCGAAATACCTTCCCTAAAAGATGAAGAACTGGACGTCATTGGTGAGTTAATCTCCAATATGTATGGCGCGATAGAAGTAGACAAATTGATAAAAGAAGGAACTCCAAAAAAAGAGGCTCTTAATCAGTTTATGAAACGTGTACTAGGATCGATCGATAAATAA